From Ammospiza caudacuta isolate bAmmCau1 chromosome 23, bAmmCau1.pri, whole genome shotgun sequence, one genomic window encodes:
- the BUD13 gene encoding BUD13 homolog, with protein sequence MAAPGLSKAEYLRRYLSGPAEPGPPRRRRRRKPPGGTARGGMRIVDDDVSWNSITAAPEKEEEEDEGDMPVVAEFIDERPEEVKLMEEFRTNSKWKLLGDEDSQSSDVSGSAKSALRRRHHDSPEPSAPAGKHNGSLGLSAPRRQRHDSPDVSPRRRQRHDTPDPSPPRRQRHDSPDPSPPRRHRHNTPDSSPPKKQRCDTPDLSPSRRRRHDTPDPSPPRRQRHDTPDLSPPRRRRPGTPDLSPPRRRQRHDTPDPSPPRRQRHDTPDLSPPRRQRHDTPDLSPPRRQRHDTPDLSPPRRQRHDTPDLSPPRRQRHDTPDLSPPRRQRHDTPDLSPPRRQRHDTPDLSPPRRQRHDTPDLSPPRRQRHDTPDLSPPRRQRHDTPDLSPPRRQRQDLSPRREKPGSPSGRKSRTKGRASPTQRDQQRSRSPPEHSLHHRDAKGSPKKASTMSSGAKAGLVSADVLQREKQELKKHERSTRHLEEESRNAQTVFRDKSGRKRNLAQEQLEQRLKAEAEAKREEQYAKWGKGLAQERQQQQNVEDAVKEMQKPLARYIDDQDLDRMLREQEREGDPMAALIKKRKAKENKEKEKPRYKGPAPPLNRFNIWPGHRWDGVDRSNGFEQQRFARIANKKAVQELAYKWSVEDM encoded by the exons ATGGCGGCGCCGGGGCTGTCGAAGGCCGAGTACCTGCGGCGGTACCTGAGCGGCCCCGCCgagcccggcccgccccgccgccgccgcaggaGGAAACCGCCGGGCGGCACCGCCAGGGGCGG GATGCGGATCGTGGATGACGATGTGAGCTGGAACAGCATCACCGCCGCCCcggagaaggaggaggaggaggacgaaggGGACATGCCTGTG GTGGCAGAGTTCATTGATGAGCGCCCCGAGGAGGTGAAGCTCATGGAGGAATTCCGAACAAACTCCAAATGGAAGCTCCTGGGAG ATGAGGACTCACAGAGTTCGGATGTGTCGGGATCTGCCAAGTCTGCCTTGAG GCGGCGGCACCACGACTCCCCAGAGCCCTCGGCCCCAGCAGGGAAACACAACGGCTCCCTGGGGCTGTCTGCTCCCAGGAGACAGAGACACGACAGCCCTGATGTGTCCCCTCGCAGGAGACAGAGACACGACACCCCTGACCCATCCCCTCCCCGGAGACAGAGACACGACAGCCCTGACCCATCCCCTCCCCGGAGGCACCGTCACAACACACCAGACTCGTCACCTCCCAAAAAGCAGCGTTGTGACACCCCAGATCTGTCACCTTCCCGGCGGCGGCGTCACGATACCCCCgacccctcccctcccaggAGACAGAGACACGACACACCAGACTTGTCACCTCCCAGGAGACGACGTCCTGGCACCCCAGATCTGTCACCTCCTCGACGGCGACAGCGTCACGATACCCCCGACCCATCTCCTCCCAGGAGACAGAGGCACGACACCCCAGatctgtcccctcccaggagACAGAGGCACGACACCCCAGatctgtcccctcccaggagACAGAGACACGACACCCCAGatctgtcccctcccaggagACAGAGGCACGACACCCCAGatctgtcccctcccaggagACAGAGACATGACACCCCAGatctgtcccctcccaggagACAGAGACATGACACCCCAGatctgtcccctcccaggagACAGAGACATGACACCCCAGatctgtcccctcccaggagACAGAGGCACGACACCCCAGatctgtcccctcccaggagACAGAGACATGACACCCCAGatctgtcccctcccaggagACAGAGACATGACACCCCAGATCTGTCCCCTCCCCGGAGGCAGCGTCAGGATTTGTCACCTCGCAGAGAGAAGCCAGGGTCCCCGAGCGGGAGGAAGAGCAGAACGAAAG GACGGGCTTCTCCCACCCAGAGGGACCAGCAGAGGTCACGGAGCCCCCCGGAGCACTCCCTACACCACCGGGATGCCAAGGGCTCTCCCAAGAAG GCTAGCACCATGTCATCTGGAGCCAAAGCGGGCCTGGTGTCGGCTGATGTGCTGCAGAGGGAGAAGCAGGAGCTCAAGAAGCACGAGAGGAGCACCAGGCACCTGGAAG AGGAATCCCGGAACGCTCAGACCGTGTTCCGAGACAAGTCCGGCCGCAAGAGGAAcctggcccaggagcagctggagcagaggctgaaggCTGAGGCAGAGGCCAAGAGGGAAGAGCAATATGCCAAGTGGGGAAAAGG gctggcacaggagaggcagcagcagcagaacgTGGAGGATGCAGTCAAGGAGATGCAGAAGCCCTTGGCCCGTTACATCGATGACCAGGACCTGGACCGAAtgctgagggagcaggagagggaaggagaccCCATGGCTGCTCTCATCAAGAAGAGGAAGGCCAAGGAGAACAAGGAGAAAG AAAAACCCAGGTACAAGGGACCAGCACCTCCCCTCAACAGGTTCAACATCTGGCCCGGGCACCGCTGGGACGGTGTGGACAG GTCCAACGGCTTCGAGCAGCAGCGCTTCGCCCGCATTGCCAACAAGAAGGCGGTGCAGGAGCTGGCCTACAAGTGGAGCGTGGAGGACATGTAG